From Candidatus Neomarinimicrobiota bacterium, one genomic window encodes:
- a CDS encoding DUF814 domain-containing protein: MEPQKFIRSWPALWLWMQHLNLQLSGRELGLTYTYRKGRLEFQFLDGDEVVLLSWEKKGNQVTLTSSHFASLPRKRVEVLRMIPSGSIVRNIYVHTQDKLLRIDLNNSNQLILGAYPGASNVYYLSGGVLQDSFLKKDEFPDVDEKWLSLSDPLPQSIPGGNVTHAQLTAARDGLSADWGNNSINFGPADSISGMNISAFTIDVLKHAGKPKETTAASLQKTARTVLKRWKGKAGKIESELVEARTWPELQQKLQALQIGMAMGMSSADGLITIPAELSPTERHLTIKVEKDVPFNQIIESTAKKIRKYQGKLEQLEGILATVQEDIQALEQLLDNPEDKQLLNFLQEHGESLDRSGKQQVDRKPYKKYSSPGGFDILVGRSSQDNDTLTFRVANKNDWWFHARQVRGSHVILRTGNQSPQHNDIAAAAEYAARNSKAKHSGVVVVQYCQRKHLSKPKGGHPGAVLVHQEQSITVNLD; encoded by the coding sequence GGTCGTCTGGAATTTCAGTTCCTTGATGGGGATGAGGTAGTCTTACTCTCATGGGAAAAAAAGGGTAATCAAGTGACTCTCACATCTTCCCATTTCGCTTCCCTCCCCCGAAAAAGAGTTGAGGTGCTACGCATGATCCCTTCTGGATCAATCGTTCGCAATATCTACGTTCACACTCAAGATAAGCTATTACGGATCGACTTGAATAATAGCAATCAGCTTATTTTAGGAGCTTATCCAGGTGCCAGTAATGTTTACTACCTGTCAGGGGGAGTGCTACAGGATAGTTTTCTAAAAAAGGACGAGTTCCCAGATGTGGATGAGAAATGGCTATCTCTCAGTGACCCTCTCCCCCAATCAATTCCAGGGGGAAATGTAACCCATGCTCAACTTACTGCTGCAAGGGATGGTCTCTCAGCGGATTGGGGAAATAATTCAATCAATTTTGGTCCTGCTGATAGCATTTCAGGAATGAATATCAGTGCATTTACCATTGATGTTTTGAAACATGCCGGCAAACCAAAAGAGACCACCGCTGCCTCTCTCCAGAAAACAGCACGAACCGTATTGAAACGCTGGAAGGGCAAGGCAGGGAAAATCGAATCAGAGTTGGTTGAAGCCAGGACATGGCCAGAGTTACAGCAGAAACTCCAGGCACTTCAAATTGGAATGGCTATGGGGATGAGTAGCGCTGATGGCCTGATCACCATCCCAGCCGAGCTCTCACCCACAGAACGCCATCTAACCATCAAGGTTGAGAAGGATGTACCTTTTAATCAAATCATAGAATCAACGGCGAAAAAAATCCGCAAATACCAGGGGAAACTGGAACAATTGGAAGGTATACTTGCTACTGTTCAAGAGGATATTCAGGCTCTTGAACAACTTTTAGACAATCCTGAGGATAAACAATTACTGAATTTCCTCCAGGAGCACGGTGAATCACTTGATCGCTCTGGTAAACAACAGGTAGATCGTAAACCCTATAAAAAGTATTCATCCCCTGGCGGGTTTGATATTCTGGTGGGTCGCAGTTCACAGGATAATGACACGCTTACCTTTAGGGTTGCCAATAAGAATGACTGGTGGTTTCATGCAAGACAGGTCAGAGGGTCCCATGTCATCCTGCGTACTGGCAACCAGTCACCGCAACACAATGACATTGCTGCTGCAGCCGAGTATGCCGCTCGCAATTCCAAGGCCAAGCATTCTGGTGTGGTCGTGGTGCAGTATTGTCAGCGCAAACACCTCAGTAAACCCAAGGGTGGGCATCCTGGAGCAGTTCTTGTCCACCAGGAGCAATCCATTACGGTTAATCTGGATTAA
- a CDS encoding transglutaminase domain-containing protein, whose amino-acid sequence MKHFLTKLLLLSLVLMMGLMVSCACPLGDKPVNEIEVALKHEGDRQFSFTYSVQIHPTSEALDIFLPVAQSNTQQTILDIEIESEVAGNFGQEAVYGNKFWYAHLPEGTADTLDIRLIYEVSRPTNSTKYRESLNIPVLTDEEKELFLNANSRVPVSGELVDSIRVALPPAAPMSLEKARAIYDYVVGNMEYKKVGTGWGNGDTYWACSEKYGNCTDFHALFISLARVEQIPSRFEIGFPIPLDRESGVVGGYHCWVNFYLPESGWFPVDASEAKKNLSEKDFLFGNQPPDRIQFTIGRDLELGEGHNSGPLNYFIYPHIEQQGKIYSGFTRSFEYRKV is encoded by the coding sequence ATGAAACACTTCTTGACCAAATTACTGCTATTGAGCTTGGTACTGATGATGGGCCTGATGGTCTCCTGTGCCTGTCCCCTGGGGGACAAGCCTGTAAATGAAATCGAGGTCGCTCTGAAGCATGAAGGCGATCGACAATTCTCCTTTACCTATTCTGTGCAAATTCATCCCACATCTGAGGCACTGGATATATTTTTACCTGTTGCACAGAGTAATACCCAGCAAACTATCTTGGATATTGAGATTGAATCAGAAGTTGCTGGTAATTTTGGTCAAGAAGCGGTTTATGGAAATAAGTTCTGGTACGCACACCTTCCCGAAGGGACAGCAGATACTCTGGATATCCGTTTGATTTATGAGGTTTCGCGACCAACAAATTCAACGAAATATCGAGAAAGTCTGAATATTCCGGTGTTAACGGATGAGGAGAAAGAGCTCTTCCTCAATGCCAATTCACGCGTACCTGTTTCCGGGGAACTGGTTGATAGTATCAGGGTTGCCCTGCCGCCGGCAGCGCCAATGTCCCTTGAAAAAGCGCGGGCCATATACGACTATGTTGTCGGCAATATGGAATACAAAAAAGTTGGGACTGGCTGGGGCAATGGTGACACTTACTGGGCTTGCAGTGAGAAATATGGAAATTGTACCGACTTCCATGCTCTCTTCATTTCACTGGCTCGGGTCGAGCAGATTCCATCCCGCTTTGAGATTGGTTTCCCTATTCCTCTTGATCGGGAATCTGGTGTGGTTGGCGGATACCATTGTTGGGTGAACTTTTATTTGCCTGAATCAGGCTGGTTCCCAGTAGATGCATCAGAAGCGAAAAAGAATTTAAGCGAAAAGGATTTCCTCTTCGGAAATCAACCACCCGATCGCATCCAGTTCACCATTGGAAGAGATTTGGAGCTGGGTGAGGGACACAATAGTGGACCTTTAAACTATTTTATCTATCCCCATATTGAGCAACAGGGTAAAATCTATTCGGGTTTTACCCGCTCTTTTGAGTATAGGAAAGTTTAA
- a CDS encoding Dabb family protein, with protein sequence MIKHVVSWEFAEENKTGNMHRMKELLEELPALISDIDDYEVGLNIKVSELAMDMVLISSFADETALKAYANHPEHKRVVEALHRVTTRAVIVDYKI encoded by the coding sequence ATGATAAAACATGTCGTTTCATGGGAATTTGCTGAAGAGAATAAAACTGGCAATATGCACAGGATGAAGGAATTATTGGAAGAATTGCCTGCTCTCATATCAGATATTGACGATTATGAAGTTGGTTTAAATATCAAGGTGTCTGAATTGGCCATGGATATGGTTCTTATTTCATCTTTTGCCGATGAAACAGCACTCAAGGCTTACGCAAACCATCCTGAACACAAGCGAGTGGTCGAAGCGCTCCATCGTGTTACGACTAGAGCTGTGATAGTAGATTATAAGATATAG
- the purD gene encoding phosphoribosylamine--glycine ligase, with protein sequence MKVLVVGGGGREHTLVWKLAQSSRVSKVYCAPGNAGTAGIGTNLPIPDNDIPALLSFARDNNIGLTVVGPEVPLVNGIVDQFEAAGLRIFGPNARAAILEGSKVFTKELLYKYGIPTAEYHRFTHASKALEFLASNTIYPIVVKADGLAAGKGVLISLTREEAQQGVKDMMEDKVFGNAGDAIIIEEFMSGPELSMLCFVDSYTAKPMVSAKDYKRIGEGDTGLNTGGMGAISPNPLYDGELEKFCLKNIIEPTLEGMRQEGRPFKGILYCGIMLTEAGPKVLEYNVRFGDPETQVILPRLKTDLLDIFEAVVDDRLAEIDIRWDKAVAATVVLASKGYPEAYPKGLPISGLDQVRNSVVFHAGTSDKDGEIVTSGGRVLNVTTRAASVVVALSQSYQNADLIQFDGKTIRRDIGS encoded by the coding sequence ATGAAGGTATTGGTCGTTGGAGGGGGTGGTCGGGAACATACCCTGGTATGGAAATTGGCACAGAGTTCCCGAGTCTCAAAAGTGTATTGTGCTCCTGGAAATGCAGGTACTGCAGGCATTGGCACAAACCTTCCCATTCCAGATAATGACATTCCGGCCCTGCTTAGTTTTGCCCGGGACAACAATATTGGTCTGACTGTTGTTGGTCCTGAAGTACCCCTGGTAAATGGAATAGTGGATCAATTTGAAGCAGCCGGATTACGAATATTTGGTCCCAATGCCCGGGCTGCCATTCTTGAGGGCAGCAAAGTTTTTACCAAAGAACTCCTGTATAAATATGGAATACCTACTGCAGAATATCATCGATTTACTCATGCTTCGAAAGCACTTGAATTTTTAGCCAGCAATACAATCTACCCCATCGTTGTAAAGGCTGATGGATTGGCAGCAGGGAAGGGAGTGCTCATCTCTCTTACCCGTGAAGAAGCACAACAGGGTGTGAAAGATATGATGGAAGACAAGGTCTTCGGAAATGCAGGGGATGCGATCATCATTGAAGAATTCATGAGCGGTCCTGAATTATCAATGCTCTGTTTTGTGGATTCCTACACAGCAAAACCCATGGTTTCAGCAAAAGATTATAAACGCATTGGTGAAGGGGATACCGGCCTCAATACAGGTGGTATGGGTGCCATTTCACCTAACCCACTATATGATGGAGAACTGGAGAAATTTTGTCTGAAAAATATTATTGAGCCAACTCTGGAGGGGATGCGCCAGGAAGGCCGACCATTCAAAGGGATTCTGTACTGCGGAATAATGCTCACTGAAGCGGGTCCCAAGGTGCTTGAATACAATGTTCGGTTCGGTGATCCAGAGACCCAGGTGATTCTACCACGTCTGAAAACAGATCTCCTTGACATATTTGAAGCTGTTGTCGACGACAGACTAGCTGAAATTGATATACGCTGGGACAAAGCAGTAGCAGCAACCGTCGTATTAGCCTCAAAGGGCTATCCTGAGGCTTATCCAAAGGGTTTACCCATATCAGGGTTGGATCAAGTGAGAAACTCTGTTGTATTCCATGCTGGGACATCAGATAAAGATGGAGAGATTGTTACATCAGGTGGCAGAGTTTTGAATGTCACGACCAGAGCAGCTTCAGTAGTTGTTGCCCTTTCACAATCTTATCAAAATGCTGATCTGATTCAATTTGATGGTAAGACAATTAGACGGGATATAGGCAGCTAG
- the guaB gene encoding IMP dehydrogenase codes for MRKYKTFEAITFDDVLLVPAQSDVLPNEVDVSTQLTRTIRLNIPLMSASMDTVTESRMAIAMARVGGIGIIHKNMTPEQQALEVDKVKRSQHGVITDPFSLTPKHTVGDAADLMKRYHISGVPVVVDGILLGIITNRDIRFEEDFTRLIADAMTKDNLITGDESTTLKQAGALMKQYKIEKLPLVGKNNKLKGLITIKDIEKAVEYPHSATDGNGRLLVGAAVGARIESLERVEQLMHTGVDVIVVDTAHGHSRNVTTIVEKIKTQYPNMQIIAGNVATAEATKALIGAGADAVKVGIGPGSICTTRIVAGVGMPQISAIANCAEEADKHGVPIIGDGGVKFSGDLPKAIAAGASTIMIGGLLAGTDESPGHKEFFQGRAYKVYRGMGSISAMNAGSADRYFQESSQKLVPEGIEGRVPYRGALKDVVYQLIGGLRAGMGYCGTANIDELRKNAQFVKISGAGLKESHPHDVQVTKEAPNYGADF; via the coding sequence ATGCGAAAATACAAAACCTTCGAAGCAATAACTTTTGACGATGTACTTCTGGTTCCAGCGCAATCCGATGTATTGCCAAATGAAGTAGATGTTTCCACACAACTCACCAGAACTATTCGACTCAATATTCCGCTGATGTCGGCTTCCATGGATACAGTCACTGAATCTCGTATGGCCATTGCCATGGCCCGAGTTGGTGGGATTGGTATCATTCATAAAAATATGACCCCAGAGCAGCAAGCTTTGGAAGTGGACAAGGTCAAACGTTCCCAACATGGGGTTATCACAGACCCCTTCTCCCTCACGCCCAAGCATACGGTTGGAGATGCTGCAGATCTCATGAAACGCTATCATATTTCGGGTGTACCCGTTGTAGTTGATGGCATATTACTGGGCATCATAACCAACAGGGATATTCGTTTTGAAGAAGATTTTACACGCCTGATTGCTGATGCCATGACGAAGGATAATTTGATCACGGGGGATGAATCCACTACGCTTAAGCAAGCTGGTGCACTCATGAAGCAGTACAAAATTGAAAAATTGCCCCTGGTGGGAAAAAACAATAAGCTCAAAGGCTTGATCACGATCAAAGATATTGAGAAAGCTGTGGAATATCCCCATTCCGCCACGGATGGGAATGGTCGCTTATTGGTTGGTGCGGCTGTGGGAGCCAGGATTGAGTCTCTGGAGCGGGTTGAGCAACTCATGCATACCGGCGTTGATGTCATTGTGGTAGATACTGCCCATGGTCACTCAAGAAATGTGACCACCATCGTTGAAAAAATTAAAACCCAATATCCCAATATGCAGATAATTGCAGGAAATGTTGCCACAGCTGAAGCGACCAAAGCTCTTATCGGGGCAGGAGCGGATGCTGTCAAGGTTGGAATTGGACCTGGTTCCATATGTACCACGCGTATTGTGGCAGGTGTGGGCATGCCTCAAATCAGTGCTATAGCGAATTGTGCCGAGGAGGCTGATAAACATGGGGTCCCAATAATTGGTGATGGTGGTGTCAAATTTTCAGGTGATCTTCCCAAAGCCATTGCTGCAGGTGCTTCAACCATCATGATTGGAGGACTTTTAGCAGGGACAGACGAAAGTCCGGGACACAAAGAATTTTTCCAGGGTCGGGCATATAAAGTGTATCGTGGCATGGGCTCTATTTCAGCCATGAATGCAGGCTCTGCTGATCGCTATTTCCAGGAATCATCCCAAAAGCTCGTTCCCGAGGGTATTGAGGGTCGGGTTCCGTATCGAGGTGCCCTCAAAGATGTGGTTTATCAGCTCATTGGTGGCTTGCGTGCTGGAATGGGATATTGTGGTACAGCGAATATCGATGAATTACGCAAAAATGCTCAATTCGTGAAGATTAGTGGGGCTGGATTAAAAGAGAGTCATCCCCATGATGTTCAGGTTACTAAAGAGGCTCCTAATTATGGTGCTGATTTCTAA
- the hemW gene encoding radical SAM family heme chaperone HemW codes for MTHILKPLSLYIHVPFCKAKCTYCDFYSIVGRETSIPAYLKSILKEIEQRTSKLDLSGHYLDTIFFGGGTPNLLDSLHLGQLLAKLLSLASPGEGIEIGMEINPGEASLDKLRAYKDLGINRISIGMQSFQPHLLTFMSRIHSAEKSFSTYEDVRKAGFQNVSGDLIFAVPGQTRKEWVGDLERLVSMQPEHISTYSLTVEEGTALHRWVEAGHVEMLEETVDTGMYDWGRDFLEKSGYPNYEVSNHAKPGFECRHNLNYWTGVEYLGFGPAAHSYFGGRRSWNIPNLDAYISDVMKFGTGEADSEMISQSMSRNEMILTRLRLTQGLNLSEFSKTYHEDLLGSKSHMLEKWRGKILISNGNLQITREGWALTDEISSDLMSLPH; via the coding sequence ATGACCCACATTCTAAAGCCATTATCCTTATATATCCATGTACCTTTCTGTAAGGCAAAATGCACCTATTGTGATTTCTACTCAATCGTAGGACGTGAAACTTCTATCCCGGCCTATTTAAAGAGCATCCTTAAAGAGATTGAGCAGAGGACAAGTAAGTTGGACTTATCCGGCCATTACCTGGACACCATCTTTTTTGGAGGTGGAACACCGAATCTGCTAGATTCACTTCACCTCGGCCAATTACTCGCAAAGCTTCTCTCCCTGGCTTCTCCTGGCGAGGGTATAGAAATTGGGATGGAGATCAATCCCGGTGAAGCGAGTCTGGACAAGCTTCGAGCGTATAAGGACTTGGGTATCAATAGAATCAGTATTGGTATGCAGAGCTTTCAACCCCATCTGCTAACCTTTATGAGCCGCATTCATAGCGCTGAAAAGAGTTTTTCAACCTATGAGGATGTTCGAAAAGCTGGATTCCAAAATGTGAGTGGAGATTTGATATTTGCCGTACCAGGTCAGACCCGGAAAGAATGGGTTGGCGATCTTGAGCGCCTCGTCAGTATGCAACCCGAACATATATCCACATATTCGCTGACGGTGGAAGAAGGAACTGCCCTCCACAGGTGGGTGGAAGCCGGACATGTCGAGATGCTGGAAGAGACCGTAGATACCGGGATGTATGATTGGGGTCGAGATTTCCTGGAAAAATCAGGCTACCCCAACTACGAAGTCTCCAATCACGCAAAACCAGGTTTTGAATGTCGACACAATTTGAATTATTGGACCGGTGTGGAGTATCTGGGTTTTGGACCAGCTGCCCATTCCTATTTCGGGGGACGCAGGTCCTGGAACATTCCAAACCTTGATGCTTACATTTCTGATGTGATGAAATTTGGTACAGGGGAAGCTGATTCAGAAATGATATCCCAATCCATGTCCCGCAATGAGATGATTCTTACTCGATTAAGACTCACTCAGGGTCTGAATTTGTCGGAATTCTCCAAAACCTACCATGAGGATTTGCTAGGGTCAAAATCCCATATGCTGGAAAAGTGGAGGGGCAAAATTCTTATATCAAATGGTAATTTGCAGATTACTCGTGAGGGCTGGGCTCTAACTGATGAAATCAGCTCAGATTTAATGTCACTACCCCACTAG
- a CDS encoding adenylosuccinate synthase: MKNTIVVGAQWGDEGKGKLVDVLAEQSDLVVRFNGGGNAGHTVMHAGETYKFHYMPSGMLHNKQCILGTGVVINPKDLLEEIKSFTDSGHAPKLKISARAHVIFPHHQLIDAKEGGKIGTTGRGIGPTYSQKASRINLRILDIIADDAIVRIKNSLRDVKDILINDGIFSESEFKDYCETVSQEYASYGSEFKAFVTDTEDLVRIASNSDMQVLFEGAQGTLLDLNYGTYPFVTSSSTLAAAAFVGGGAIPGVPIRILGITKAYTTRVGEGPFPTELDGDAATNLREAGHEYGATTGRPRRVGHLDLYALRYAIRISGIQELAMTKIDTLALVNGAKACTGYKINGKEIDYFPADAPTLELVEPIYTDIPQIANLSKEEWATLQGKSKKDLPESIQNYIKFIEDFVEIPISILSHGPERNETIVF; this comes from the coding sequence ATGAAAAACACCATCGTTGTTGGTGCGCAGTGGGGTGATGAAGGTAAGGGTAAGCTGGTCGATGTACTGGCGGAACAAAGTGATCTTGTTGTACGCTTTAATGGTGGCGGGAATGCAGGTCATACGGTTATGCACGCCGGTGAAACCTATAAATTTCACTATATGCCTTCAGGGATGCTTCACAATAAACAATGTATTCTGGGAACCGGTGTGGTTATCAACCCCAAAGACCTCCTGGAAGAAATCAAATCATTTACTGATAGCGGTCATGCTCCCAAACTAAAAATCAGTGCCCGAGCTCATGTGATTTTTCCCCATCATCAGCTCATTGATGCCAAAGAGGGTGGAAAAATTGGAACCACAGGTCGTGGTATCGGTCCGACTTATTCACAGAAGGCCTCGCGAATCAATTTAAGAATATTGGATATAATCGCTGATGATGCCATTGTTCGAATTAAAAATTCGCTCAGGGATGTTAAAGATATTCTTATCAATGATGGGATATTCTCAGAGTCTGAATTTAAGGATTATTGTGAAACGGTATCACAGGAATACGCATCCTATGGTTCCGAGTTTAAAGCGTTTGTAACTGATACTGAAGATCTGGTGCGTATTGCCAGCAATTCTGACATGCAGGTCCTGTTTGAGGGAGCCCAGGGAACGCTTCTTGATTTGAATTATGGAACTTATCCCTTTGTGACTTCAAGTTCAACACTTGCAGCAGCGGCCTTTGTGGGTGGTGGCGCCATTCCAGGCGTGCCTATCAGAATTCTGGGTATCACAAAAGCTTACACCACACGCGTTGGTGAGGGTCCCTTCCCCACTGAGCTGGATGGAGATGCCGCCACCAACCTCAGAGAAGCCGGTCATGAATATGGTGCAACGACTGGACGTCCGCGACGGGTTGGACATCTTGATCTCTATGCTCTGAGATATGCCATTCGTATATCGGGTATTCAAGAACTGGCAATGACCAAGATTGACACGCTCGCATTGGTAAATGGTGCCAAAGCCTGTACTGGATACAAAATTAACGGAAAAGAAATTGATTACTTTCCAGCAGATGCACCCACTCTTGAACTGGTTGAACCCATCTATACAGATATTCCACAAATCGCAAACCTCAGCAAAGAGGAATGGGCAACCCTGCAGGGAAAATCCAAAAAAGACCTTCCAGAGAGCATTCAAAACTACATCAAATTCATTGAGGATTTTGTAGAAATACCTATTTCCATCCTCTCCCATGGACCAGAAAGGAATGAAACCATTGTCTTCTGA
- the purH gene encoding bifunctional phosphoribosylaminoimidazolecarboxamide formyltransferase/IMP cyclohydrolase, producing the protein MKRALISVSDKSGVLELAQILNGSGVEIISTGGTAKLLTDNDIPVIGISDITGFPECLGGRVKTLQPKIHGGILANRNIEAHLTEADELGIPMIDLVVVNLYPFKATILKSGVTMADAIENIDIGGVTLIRAAGKNSDSVTLLTDPEDYPGFIEGFKANTLDDAFRKKMALKGFRHTASYDTIISQYLAKELGDNELPDQLSMTYEKQQSLRYGENPHQSAAFYREVSLLDGRLSGAVQLHGKELSYNNIGDASAAIEMIREFTDPTVVALKHANPCGVGTSDTLFGAYERAYKADPVSIFGGIVVLNGEVDEATAVEMNKIFLEIIIAPAYSENALSILRKKKNLRLLQLADIMNPVTPEPYFYKKVDGGLLIQEADHHVLDDENYKVVTEKQPTEQEWADLKLAWKVVKHAKSNAIVVVKDGATQGVGAGQTSRIWAVDNALDRSKSSTEGSSLASDAFFPFSDSVEKAHTAGVTAIIQPGGSVRDEDSIAACDKYGIAMVLTGMRHFKH; encoded by the coding sequence ATGAAACGTGCGTTGATCAGTGTCTCTGATAAAAGCGGGGTGTTGGAGTTAGCTCAGATACTCAACGGAAGTGGTGTTGAAATTATCTCCACCGGTGGTACGGCAAAGCTGCTGACAGACAATGATATACCAGTAATTGGTATCAGCGATATTACTGGATTCCCTGAGTGTCTTGGGGGGCGAGTTAAAACCCTTCAGCCAAAAATTCATGGTGGCATTCTGGCCAATCGCAACATTGAAGCTCATCTAACGGAAGCTGATGAATTGGGTATTCCCATGATTGATCTTGTGGTTGTGAATCTGTATCCATTTAAGGCAACCATTCTCAAATCAGGTGTCACCATGGCTGATGCCATTGAAAATATTGACATCGGTGGTGTGACCCTCATCAGGGCGGCAGGAAAGAATTCTGATTCAGTTACCCTGCTCACTGATCCTGAAGACTATCCTGGTTTTATTGAAGGATTCAAGGCCAATACACTCGATGATGCATTCAGGAAAAAAATGGCGCTCAAGGGCTTTAGACATACCGCTTCTTATGATACCATAATTAGTCAATATCTGGCTAAGGAGCTGGGTGATAACGAGTTACCTGATCAACTGTCCATGACTTACGAAAAGCAGCAGAGTCTCCGTTATGGAGAAAATCCGCATCAATCTGCAGCATTTTATCGCGAAGTCTCTCTGCTTGACGGCCGTTTAAGTGGTGCTGTCCAACTTCATGGAAAAGAGCTTTCCTATAACAATATTGGTGATGCTTCTGCAGCCATCGAAATGATTCGGGAATTTACCGATCCAACGGTGGTTGCTTTAAAACATGCCAATCCCTGTGGCGTAGGTACATCAGATACCCTGTTTGGAGCCTATGAGCGAGCCTATAAAGCCGATCCTGTTTCCATCTTTGGCGGAATTGTTGTCCTCAATGGGGAAGTGGATGAAGCTACTGCTGTGGAGATGAACAAGATATTCCTTGAGATTATTATTGCCCCAGCCTATTCCGAAAACGCTTTATCCATCCTCAGGAAAAAGAAAAATCTACGACTTCTTCAATTGGCTGACATCATGAACCCCGTGACACCTGAGCCGTACTTCTACAAAAAGGTCGATGGGGGATTGTTAATTCAGGAAGCAGATCATCATGTGTTGGATGATGAGAATTATAAAGTTGTCACTGAGAAGCAACCCACCGAGCAAGAATGGGCAGATCTTAAACTGGCCTGGAAGGTTGTCAAACATGCCAAATCCAATGCTATTGTTGTCGTGAAAGATGGCGCTACCCAGGGTGTTGGTGCAGGTCAGACCAGTCGCATCTGGGCTGTAGATAATGCTTTGGACCGCAGTAAAAGTTCCACTGAGGGCTCCTCACTGGCCTCAGATGCATTTTTCCCATTCTCTGATTCTGTTGAAAAAGCGCATACGGCTGGTGTCACTGCAATCATTCAACCAGGTGGCTCGGTGAGGGACGAAGATTCCATTGCTGCCTGTGATAAGTATGGGATAGCAATGGTTCTGACTGGAATGAGGCATTTCAAGCATTGA
- the purB gene encoding adenylosuccinate lyase, with protein MKPLSSEPLYNLSPLDGRYASDLQEVQAAFSESRLIRERIHVEMVYLKAFLKATGRGDWWQDSYMSIYTDIDTKDFEAVKEIEGRTKHDVAAVIEFIKDQLPEKVKPYVHFGLTSEDVNNLSHGLMIVAARDILLKHLKDLIGELSGIARDNRDRRMIGRTHGEVATPTTMGKELALYSLRFARMYSELKGMNIQGKILGATGNLNAFVGTYPDVDWFELTREVVEELGLEHTLFSLQIMPGDTYATLLDSVKRLSGLLIDYDQNIWTYFMLAYLYQKADASSIGSSTMPHKINPIKFENSEGNAQLAESLLTFFSQKFMKTRLQRDLTDSTVKRNIGTAFGHMVLAVKYATRGTSDILINHAKMDEELANNGQFFSELVQLVERDRGASDGYDHLKKQTRGKRMSYAEMVEMMTEAGIEAETIETYVKGLTGEICDQALAEVKKLLSQG; from the coding sequence ATGAAACCATTGTCTTCTGAACCCCTTTATAATCTATCACCCCTTGATGGTCGCTATGCCAGTGACCTCCAGGAAGTCCAGGCTGCATTCTCTGAGAGTCGTTTGATTCGTGAGCGCATCCATGTTGAAATGGTCTATTTGAAGGCTTTTCTCAAAGCCACTGGCCGTGGGGATTGGTGGCAGGATAGCTATATGTCCATTTACACGGACATTGACACCAAGGATTTCGAAGCTGTGAAAGAAATCGAAGGCCGTACAAAACATGATGTGGCTGCAGTTATAGAGTTTATCAAGGACCAGCTTCCTGAGAAAGTGAAGCCATATGTTCATTTCGGTCTCACTTCTGAAGATGTGAACAATCTCTCCCATGGTCTTATGATTGTAGCTGCCCGAGATATTCTGCTCAAGCATCTCAAGGACCTTATTGGTGAACTTTCAGGAATCGCCAGAGACAATCGTGACAGACGCATGATCGGTCGCACCCATGGTGAAGTGGCAACCCCAACAACAATGGGTAAAGAGTTGGCACTTTACAGCTTGAGATTCGCTAGAATGTATTCTGAATTAAAGGGTATGAATATTCAGGGCAAAATTCTAGGGGCGACTGGCAACCTCAACGCATTTGTAGGTACTTATCCTGATGTGGACTGGTTTGAGTTGACCCGGGAGGTTGTAGAAGAGCTTGGTTTGGAACATACCTTGTTCAGTCTTCAGATCATGCCAGGCGATACCTATGCAACGCTCCTCGATTCAGTCAAAAGACTGAGCGGTCTCCTCATTGACTATGATCAAAATATCTGGACCTATTTTATGCTGGCATATCTATATCAGAAGGCAGATGCATCGTCCATCGGTTCTTCGACCATGCCCCATAAAATCAATCCAATTAAGTTTGAAAATTCTGAGGGTAATGCACAACTCGCAGAGAGCCTGCTCACCTTTTTCAGTCAGAAGTTTATGAAAACCAGACTCCAACGAGATTTGACAGATTCCACAGTGAAACGAAATATCGGCACTGCTTTCGGACATATGGTTTTGGCTGTGAAATATGCAACCCGTGGAACCAGCGACATCCTCATCAATCACGCCAAGATGGATGAAGAGCTGGCCAACAATGGTCAATTCTTTTCTGAGCTGGTCCAGCTTGTTGAACGGGATAGAGGTGCGTCAGATGGCTATGATCATCTCAAAAAGCAGACTCGTGGCAAGCGAATGAGTTATGCTGAAATGGTTGAAATGATGACTGAAGCCGGCATAGAGGCTGAGACAATTGAGACTTATGTCAAGGGCTTGACAGGTGAAATCTGTGATCAGGCTCTGGCTGAGGTAAAAAAACTACTTTCCCAGGGATAA